GGTTCCCCGGACAGAGCCTGTGACAGCCTCAAGGATTCGCTTAAAACCTTGTTCTGCAGAGTTGCAGGACCTTGTGTCTCAATCATCAAGCGTGATCTCCGTCTTTTTTATATTAGCTATGAACACCTTCACCAGCTGCGGATCGAATTGGCTGCCCGAATTCTGGCTGAGCTCTTTTAAAGCCTTGTCCAGCGAAAAACGGGTGCGGTAGGTGCGGTTCATGGTCATGGCATCGAAGGAATCGGCCACCGCGATGATCCGGGCAAACAGGGTGATATTCTCCCCGTCGATGCCGTTGGGATAGCCCTGTCCGTCGAACCTCTCATGATGCTGGCCGATAGCCGGCAGGATGGATTTCAGCTGGGCCACGTGCGACAGGATGGAGACCCCTATCTCGGGATGCATCCGGACTAATTCCCACTGGTTCTCGGACAGGTACTCCTTTTCGTTGTTGAGGATGATGTCCGGCAGGCCAATCTTTCCCACGTCATGCAGCAAGGCCGCCAGCTCCAGGCTTTTCAGTTTCTCGGGATCGAAATCCAGGCCCTGACCTATGATACGGGAGTACCGCCGCACCCTCTCGGAATGGCCCCTGGTGCTGGGATCCTTGGCATCGACCGCCTCGATCATGCTCTTGATGGTGCTGAAGAACAGTGACTCCAGGTCCTCGTAAAGCCGGCCGCTCTCCAAAAGCAGGGAAGCATAGGCTCCCAGCGTGGTCAGAATCTTTATGTCGCCCGAGCGATAGACGGCTTTTGATTTGGGGCCCAGCACCAGGGAGCCGATTATATTTCCCCGGCTGACCCTGAGCAGCAGGGCGCAATGCCTGTTTTCCTCGACAAAATGTTTTTTTTGTTCTATGGTCTCTACCGCCAGCTGGGCCAGCTTTTCGGATTCCACCTTCTCCCGGTTGACCCAACACCAGTGTTCCTGGCTGTTTTTCATCAACAAGCAGCCACCGGCCGCACCCACCGCATCTATGGCGGTCTCCAGAATGGCCTTCATCCTGCTCTGGTTATCCCTGGCCACCCCCAGACGGTCGCTCATCTCGAACAACAGCGACAGCTGCTCATACCTTTCCACTATCTCCTCGGTCAGGGAGATGCTCTCCAGTTCCTGTTCGGAGATGATGTCCGCCAGCTTGCCGATGGCATCATTCATACGGTCCATCAGCTCGGCCGGACCGGATAGTGCTATCCTCTGCCTGAAATTATCCAGTTCGATAACCCGGGTGTTTTTGGCCAGCGATCGTTTATCTTGGCTCTCTCCGGCATCAAGAAAGACTATCTCAAAGCCCCAGCTGTTTGCCATGGT
This genomic window from Candidatus Edwardsbacteria bacterium contains:
- a CDS encoding HD-GYP domain-containing protein translates to MGKPIKDNIILPADRLRKILGTMANSWGFEIVFLDAGESQDKRSLAKNTRVIELDNFRQRIALSGPAELMDRMNDAIGKLADIISEQELESISLTEEIVERYEQLSLLFEMSDRLGVARDNQSRMKAILETAIDAVGAAGGCLLMKNSQEHWCWVNREKVESEKLAQLAVETIEQKKHFVEENRHCALLLRVSRGNIIGSLVLGPKSKAVYRSGDIKILTTLGAYASLLLESGRLYEDLESLFFSTIKSMIEAVDAKDPSTRGHSERVRRYSRIIGQGLDFDPEKLKSLELAALLHDVGKIGLPDIILNNEKEYLSENQWELVRMHPEIGVSILSHVAQLKSILPAIGQHHERFDGQGYPNGIDGENITLFARIIAVADSFDAMTMNRTYRTRFSLDKALKELSQNSGSQFDPQLVKVFIANIKKTEITLDD